In Daphnia pulex isolate KAP4 chromosome 7, ASM2113471v1, one genomic interval encodes:
- the LOC124196605 gene encoding endosome/lysosome-associated apoptosis and autophagy regulator family member 2-like isoform X4: MVRHEIWDQLPDGFSVLVEPLTSRSSFSMLERERSYTNCSKSEWQTRGDYIAFPGGSCVATLVYTVRLIQPGALHYTYQYPDDDTIFEFQAQNELCQSVSSGGDEIRWPTVTEEGKWRTSKSVQLPAGLNVLQWKAMGITGRHQTKPLLIKSIEVSGVADPAVSTGCTPCRNGTHAPAPRSRQCQDCPTDSYSGRGATQCIRCDAKTSFASPGSGRCHKRPPCTQNDYFEVHSACDERNNTLVTYQWVEPRTCRDDLPSSAKLPSGAERRKCPPCNPGMQMDYTTGTCRFCPPGSISDGIRPCRACPPSTAPNTGLQFIWWSALPGLMSSRCMSLEGYTGTGCTTAAAWLTSGDHLRTGHGHAPDSYLILSLKIEKGFRAGRGTVSFTFQLDCEGDCQFVFMQSSPTKGISVIQTWSGRVPKQHFSYSIPQNGSYTFNWAFQKQAWSEDVGAMLPYSATGVQRLRLFDTDSARIDQVNVTNTIEGGASVCLPCAQGADASGCIPCPPGHYTEAASTHCKPCPANTVVLDPGAVGKSACINCGPGLISTDSKTCTTDCTPTINGTRYDLRKIGSKFHEVRGSLLFTASGMQYFHVFNISLCGREPVNCANNITFQAEGEPKSVKALICRTTLIPSQSVDASGGSSPLSTQSVTLGDHLLGITNEAQLGETRVLDEFYNPKDLHVFFGTPTATKSCPKGRTTTVTLRCDADQPGAGQVTLPSRCPDGTCDGCHFHFLWSSSTVCPICGAQDIKIVKSECVAGEQNVHYLAPKHCLMADDVPGTKKVPCSTEIPFVLQLITMGCVGTAVLLCLTVFICWKRNRRLEYKYSRLARQRSSTPSNSSGGNDTTSSLKDNGSNECETELAAAESCALDDDEDEEDEVSVTVPMKSFGLVNKIRSMTAYKSESGSPFETIQLTEAQS; encoded by the exons ATGGTACGTCATGAAATTTGGGATCAGCTACCGGATGGTTTTTCCGTTTTGGTGGAACCACTCACGTCGCGCTCCTCCTTTTCCATGCTGGAACGCGAAAGATCCTACACCAATTGTTCCaa ATCCGAATGGCAGACTCGCGGTGACTACATCGCCTTCCCAGGGGGTTCCTGCGTGGCTACGCTCGTCTACACTGTCCGCTTAATCCAACCGGGAGCCCTGCACTACACGTATCAATATCCCGACGACGATACAATTTTCGAGTTCCAG GCGCAGAACGAGCTGTGCCAGAGCGTGTCAAGTGGCGGTGACGAAATTCGCTGGCCAACCGTCACTGAAGAGGGTAAATGGCGGACGAGCAAGTCTGTTCAACTTCCGGCCGGATTGAATGTACTCCAGTGGAAAGCCATGGGCATTACCGGTCGCCATCAGACGAAACCGCTACTTATCAAGTCGATCGAAGTCAGCGGAGTGGCTGATCCGGCCGTCTCGACGGGCTGCACGCCTTGTCGCAACGGAACTCACGCGCCCGCCCCTAGATCCCGACAGTGCCAAGATTGTCCGACCGACTCGTACTCCGGCAGAGGAGCCACTCAGTGCATCCGCTGCGACGCCAAGACTTCGTTCGCCTCGCCGGGCAGTGGAAGATGTCACAAGCGACCTCCGTGCACTCAAAACGATTATTTCGAA GTCCATTCGGCTTGTGATGAGAGAAATAATACTCTGGTGACGTACCAGTGGGTGGAGCCGCGTACCTGTCGCGATGACCTTCCGTCGTCGGCCAAATTGCCGTCGGGCGCTGAGCGTCGAAAATGTCCGCCGTGCAATCCAGGGATGCAGATGGATTACACGACGGGTACCTGTCGTTTCTGCCCACCGGGAAGCATTTCAGATGGAATCCGCCCCTGTCGAGCTTGTCCTCCTTCAACGGCTCCCAATACGGGGCTTCAATTCATCTGGTGGAGCGCTCTTCCGGGTCTCATGTCTTCACGTTGCATGAGTCTAGAAG GTTACACAGGGACGGGGTGCACAACAGCCGCCGCCTGGCTGACATCCGGCGACCACCTGAGAACCGGACACGGCCATGCACCGGATTCGTATCTCATCTTGTCGTTGAAGATTGAGAAGGGATTCCGAGCCGGTCGTGGAACTGTTTCATTCACATTCCAGCTCGACTGTGAAGGAGATTGCCAATTTGTCTTCATGCAG AGTTCTCCCACCAAAGGTATTTCGGTGATCCAGACGTGGAGTGGTCGTGTGCCCAAGCAGCACTTTAGTTACTCGATCCCTCAAAACGGATCGTACACCTTCAACTGGGCATTCCAGAAACAGGCTTGGTCAGAGGATGTCGGAGCCATGTTGCCCTACAGCGCCACCGGTGTGCAGAGACTGAGACTATTTGACACGGATAGTGCCAGGATCGATCAAGTCAACGTGACCAATACTATCGAAGGCGGTGCTTCCGTCTGCCTACCTTGTGCCCAGGGAGCCGATGCATCCGGCTGCATCCCTTGCCCACCGGGTCACTACACAGAAGCGGCCTCGACTCATTGTAAGCCATGCCCGGCCAATACGGTTGTCCTGGATCCAGGAGCCGTCGGCAAGTCCGCCTGCATCAACTGCGGCCCTGGACTCATCAGCACCGACAGCAAGACGTGCACGACCGATTGCACGCCGACCATCAACGGAACTCGCTACGACCTGCGTAAAATCGGAAG CAAGTTCCACGAAGTGCGAGGCAGTTTGCTTTTCACCGCCAGCGGCATGCAATACTTTCACGTGTTTAACATCAGTCTATGCGGTCGTGAGCCGGTCAATTGTGCCAACAACATCACATTCCAGGCCGAGGGCGAGCCGAAATCA GTGAAAGCGTTGATTTGCCGGACGACACTGATACCTTCACAGAGTGTGGATGCTTCCGGCGGAAGCAGTCCCCTTTCGACACAATCAGTGACGTTAGGTGACCACCTGCTTGGCATAACCAACGAAGCCCAGTTGGGGGAAACTCGGGTCCTTGACGAATTCTACAACCCAAAGGACTTGCACGTCTTTTTCGGCACCCCAAC GGCGACCAAATCGTGTCCGAAAGGAAGAACAACGACAGTCACCCTACGTTGCGATGCCGATCAACCGGGAGCTGGCCAAGTGACTTTACCGTCGCGCTGTCCGGACGGCACATGCGACGGATGTCACTTTCATTTCCTCTGGTCGTCCAGTACCGTCTGTCCCATTTGTGGCGCTCAGGATATTAA GATCGTTAAGAGCGAGTGCGTCGCTGGGGAGCAGAATGTTCACTACTTGGCCCCCAAGCATTGCCTGATGGCCGACGATGTTCCCGGAACAAAGAAAGTTCCCTGTTCGACTGAAATTCCTTTTGTGttgcag ctGATTACTATGGGTTGTGTGGGAACGGCCGTCCTCCTCTGTTTGACCGTGTTCATTTGCTGGAAACGCAACCGTCGACTCGAGTACAAATACAGTCGCCTAGCGCGACAGCGCTCCTCTACACCGAGCAACAGTAGCGGTGGCAACGATACGACCTCCAGTCTCAAAGACAATGGCAGCAACGAATGTGAAACGGAATTGGCGGCAGCCGAAAGTTGCGCTCTGgatgacgacgaagatgaGGAGGACGAAGTATCGGTGACTGTTCCTATGAAAAGCTTTGGTCTAGTCAACAAAATACGTTCCATGACTGCTTACAAA AGCGAATCTGGCAGTCCGTTTGAGACAATTCAATTGACGGAAGCACAATCTTAG